The sequence below is a genomic window from Betaproteobacteria bacterium.
GACGGCAACCCCCAGGCTGGCGACCAGAACCCCCACCACGGTGAAGGACAGGGCGAGCCCCCCGGCCAGGGCGAAGGGCCCCAGGCGGTGCGCAGCAACGGCCGTCGCCAGGAGGATGGGCACCAGGGGAAGCACACAGGGCGACAGGGTGGACAGCCCCCCTGCCGCGAGGGCGAGGGCAAAGGTGGCCGGACCGAAATCCATGGCCGGACGCCCGCCTAGAGCGCCTGCTTGAGGAAGGCCGCCACCTGATCCTTGCGGGTCTCGCCGGTGAGGCGACCGATTTCCTTGCCGCCGCGGTAGAGGACGAGGGTGCTCTGCATGGTGGCCTTGTGGGCGCGCAGGGCGTTCTTCTGCTTGTCGTAATCGACCCGCAGTACGGTCAGCGCCTTCATCTCCGGGGTGGGCAGCAGTTCATCGAGCACTTTGTCCTGGGCCTTGCAGATGGGGCACCAATCCGCGTGGATGAAGACCAGGACGGGCTTGCCTTCCTTCTGGAGGGTGTCGAAGCGGGCCTGGTCGTAGGCGACACCGGCGGCGAAAGCCTGCCCGGCCACGAGGGCAAGGCCGAGAAAGAAGAGTCTGAACAGTTTGAGCATGGCAACCTCCGGAGAGCAGCGGAACGGCCCGGGAAGGGTGCCACCGCTGGATGGACAGGACGCACGGACCGCCGGACCGAAAAGCCGGGACCGCTCCTGCAGAGTAGTCGGAGCAGGGCAGAAAAACTTACGGGGCGGCAACAGGCAGCCCCGCCGATCAATTCAGCACGGCATCCCCGATCAGCCTGCGGATGGAGGTCGCCTCGAAGGGCTTGTCACAGATGGCCGAAACGCCGGCTTTTTCCACTGCCGCCAGGCGGCCCATGTTCTGCTCGCTGGTCACCATGAGCACCGGCACCGCGTTCTGCCAGCTCTGGGTGCGGATGTACTCGGTGAGTTCGCGGCCGTCCATTTCCGGCATGTTGTAGTCGGTGATGACCAGATCGACCATGGTGGTCTGGAGGCAATCCACCGCTTCCTTGCCATTGACGGCTTCGGTGATGCGTTCGATGCCCAGCTCTTCCAGGAGACGGCGCAGGTGACGGCGCGAAGCCATGCTGTCGTCCACCAGGAGCACCCGCAGGCGCTCCAGTTCGGCGGCATCCAGGTCCGCCGGGGGATTGAGATAATCGGCAGCGGCGTAGAGGGCCCGGGCAAGCTGTTCTTCGTTGAAGGGTTTGCCGAGGATGCTGCACGCCCCCGCCTGACGCACGGGATCGAGCACCTGGGGCCGCGTCTCGCTGGAAATGAGGATGAAGGGCACCGCCTCCAGATAGGGATCGGCGCGCATGGCGGCCACCAGATCGGTCCCCGCCTGATCGGGCAGGTAGAGGCTGCTGATGACCACCCACCCCCGATCGACCTTCTGCAGGGCCAGCAGCGCCTCGGCGCCCGTCTGGCAGACTTCCGTGCTGCCGACCCCCTGGTTGGCGAGCATGCGACTCACCAGATGGGCCTGCATGGTCGAAGGCTCGACCAGAACGACGTGAATTTCGGCAAGGGCTGAAGAACCCGGCATGGCGGCACCCCCTGAAAACGCTGCGTCCGGCCACTATAGCAGGGTGTTCGAGCCGCGGGGAGCAGGCCGGCGCGGGGAAACACCCTTGCTCCGACCCTAAACCCGCGCCGGCGGCAGGTCGAAGAGGAGAATCTCGCTGCTTTCCGCCGCCGCAAATTCCAGAAGCCCCTCTTCCGCTACCTTGGCCCCGTCGCCACCCTCCAGGGCGACACCGTTCAGGCTCAGGGCGCCGGAAACCACATGCACGTAGGCCAGGCGCCCCGGGTCCAGCGGCGTCGCCAGGCGCTCGCCGGGCGCCAGGAGGGCGGCGTGGATGTGGGCATCCTGGCCGATGGAGAGACTCCCCTCGGCACCGTCCGGCGTGGCCACCGGCATGAGGCGACCTCGCCGGGCGGCCGGAGAAAGCGCCTTCTGTTCGTAGCTCGCCGGCGTCCCGCGCCGCGCCGGCTCGATCCAGATTTGCAGGAGATGGGTCTCATCCCGCAAGGAGGGGTTGAATTCGCTGTGCAGGATGCCGCGGCCGGCACTCATGCGCTGCACCTCCCCCGGCCCGATGACGCCGCCGTTGCCCAGGCTGTCCCGGTGTTCGAGGCTTCCGGCCAGGAGATAGGTGACCACCTCCATGTCCCGGTGTCCATGCATGCCGAAGCCGCGGCCGGGCTGGATGCGATCCTCGTTCAGGACGCGCAGGCAACCCCAGCCCATTTCGCCCGGGTCGTGGTAATCGGCGAAGGAAAAACTGTGTCGGGCCAACAGCCAGCCGTGGTCGGCGTGACCGCGCTCGGAAGAAGGGCGGCGGCGGATCATCCTGGACTCCTCGGGAATTCAGCGATTGGACCGGCTCACCGGGCGGCGGTTCAGGCCTCGACCCACTCCAGGATCGCTTGCCACTGCTCCAGGTCGCGCTCGCTGCGCGAGGGGGGAAGGTCGAAGAGGGTGAGGCCGGCAGCGGCGGCCTGGACGTAGAGCTGGGTATCTCTCAGGCAGGTCAGCACCGGGACTTCCAGGGTGGCGAAGAAGCGCTCCAGATCCCCCGCAGCCCGGGTGCGGGCGTCGACCCGCATGCCCACCACCGCAACGTCGGCCCGCCCCTTGCGCACCGCCTTTTCGGCCAGGAGCTCGGTGAGAAAGCGGCGGCTGGCCTGCATGTCGAAGAAGGAGGGCTGCACCGGCACGATGACCCGCGACGACAGCTTGAGCACTTTCTCCAGGGTCTTGCCCCGCAGGCCCGCCGGGGTGTCGAGGACGGCGTGGGTGACCCCCTTGGGGGGCCGCGCGATGGCGTCGGGGCCGATTTCCCAGGTACTGATGGCGGGCACCGCCGCCGGGCGCAGGGCAAGCCACTCGCGGGAAGACTGCTGGCGGTCGATGTCGCCCAGCATGACGCGCTGACCGCGTGCGGCGAAGTAGCCGGCCAAGCTGGTGGCCAGGGTGCTCTTGCCCGAGCCTCCCTTGGGATTGGCCACCAGGAAGAGCTTCACCGCGCCGGCCCCAGCTTGTCCAGGGTCTTGCGCACCAGGTTCACATGCCCCCGCAGGGTATAGACCAGGTCGGTGAAGGCCAGCGGCACCCGCAGCCGGCTGGCCTCCTCGTCCAGGGCGTCGAGGCGCGTACGGTATTCCGGCAGTCGGTCGGCGTCGAAATGCTCCTTCAGGTCGTCCTCCAGGAATTTCAGTTCGCCGTAGCAGCGGAAAATCTTGGAACGGATGCGCCAGGAGTAGATCGCCGGCGCCACTTTGAGCAGGGGAATGAGCAGGGCGATGATGGGCACCAGCATGACGATGAGCCGATCGGCCAGCACGGCGAGCCAGAAAGGCAGGTAGCGCTGCAGGAAGGGCGGGCCGGATTTGTAATAGCGGGCCGCCTCGGGCGAGAGCGGCAACATGGGGTCCTTGTAGGCGGGGAATTCGCCTGCGTCCTGGAAGAAGCCGGCCTTGCCATGCACCTCGCTGGCCGCCTGGAGGAGCAGGCTCTGAAGGGCAGGGTGAAGGTCGTCACGCACGGCGAGATTGGAGGTCGGCGCCAGGACACGGATGTCTTCCGGCGGAAAATCCCGCACCAGGTCGGCGACGCCCTTGGGGAAGGTCAGGCGGGTGAGGAAGGGAAAGCGGCGCTGGTAGGCGCTGGATTGGGAGAAGCTCATCACCCGCACCCCGGGAGAACGCAGGAGCACCTGGACGACGGGGGCATTCTCGGCGGCGATGATGAAGGCGGCGTCGATGCGTCCCTGCTGAAGCTCTTCCGCCGCCTTGAGGCCGGACAGGGGCACCAGATGCTCGCCGGGCCTGATCTCGTTGGCTTCCAGGAGTTGCTGCGCCAGTTGACGCACGCCGGAGCCTTCCTGGCCGATGGCGATGCGCTTGCCCTGAAGGTCCGTCAGGCGGGTGAGGGCCGCCGCCCCCCGGTAGAAGACCCACACCGGTTCGTAAAACATGCTGCCCAGGGACAGGAGGCTCGAATCCTCCTGCCCATCCTCCGGCGGCGTCACCACGCCGCCCTGCACGAAGGCCACGTCGGCCTCACCGGCCTTCAGGCGCTCCAGATTCTGCAGCGAACCGGCCGAAGTCAGCACCTCCAGGGTGATGCCGTCCCGGGCCAGGATGGCGGCGTAGCGTTTGGCAAACTGGTAGTAGGCCCCCGCTTCGCCCCCGGTGCTGATGACGATGCGGCTGGGCGGCGCCGGCTGGACGAACTGATAGGCGACGACGAATCCGATACCGACGATGAGGATGATCCACCAGGCGGTGGCGAAGAGATCACGCAGGGAGAGGATACCTGCCTTGATGCGGGCCATCATGGAACGAGAATGCTGGAACCCGTGGTGCGGCGGGCTTCCAGATCACGATGGGCCTGGGCTGCGTCAGCCAGGGCATAGGTCTGCTGGACTTCGATGCGCAGACCGGCCGCCACCTGGGCAAAGAGCTCGCTGCCCAGGGCCTCCAGGTCCGCGCGCCGGGCGGTGTAGTGCATGAGGGTCGGCCGGGTCACGAAGAGCGAGCCCTTTTGCGACAGGAGCAGGAGGTCGAGGGGCGGCACGGGGCCCGAGGCGTTGCCGTAGCTCACCATCGTCCCCAGGGGGCGCAGACAGTCGAGAGAACCCGTGAAGGTGTCCTTGCCCACCCCGTCATAGACGACGGCGACGCCCTCGCCCCCCGTGATTTCGCGCACCCGGGCGGTGAAATTCTCCTCGCTGTAGTTGATGACGTGGTCGCAGCCGTGGGCGCTCGCCAGGGCGGCCTTGGCCGCGGAGCCCACGGTGCCGATGACGGTCGCGCCGAGGGCCTTGGCCCACTGGCAGGCGATGAGGCCAACGCCCCCCGCAGCGGCGTGGATGAGGACGGCGTCGCCGGCCCGCACGGCGTAGGTGCGGCGCAGCAGATAGGCCGCGGTCAGGCCCTGCAGCATCATCGCCGCCGCCGTCTCGAAGGCGATGCCGGAGGGCAGGACCAGCAGGCGATGGGCCGGGAGGTTGCGCACCTGGGCGTAGGCCCCCACCGGCCCCCCGGCGTAGGCCACCCGGTCGCCGACCGCCACTTCGCTGACGCCCTCGCCCACCGCCTCGACCACTCCGGCGCCTTCCAGGCCGATACCGCTGGGCAGGGGCAGGGGGTAGAGGCCGGTACGATGGTAGACGTCGATGAAGTTGAGGCCCACGGCCACGTGACGCACCCGGGCTTCCCCGGGCGCCGGTGGCACCACGTCGACGGCCTCCCAGACGAGATTCTCGGGACCGCCGGCGGCATGGATGCGAATGGCGTGGGGCATTTCGATTCCTCGGACAGTGAATGCGACAGGGCGGAAAGGGCAGCGCGGGCGCGTCCCGAAGGCGGGAGAGTATCACTGGCCCCGCTCTCGAATCCACCCGGTATCATGGGCTCATGATGTCCCTGCACCGACTGATCCTGCCCCGGGTCCTCCTGGTCTGGCTTGGGCTTTCCCTCATCGCGGGCGGCCTTACCTACTGGCTGGAGATGCGCAAGATCGACCAGGCGGTGGTCGCCCTGGCCGCCGCTGCGGTGACCCGCCATGGCGCCGAGAGGGGTGGCACCACGGATCTAGCCCGGCATGCCGAAGATTTCCTGCACGAGGGCTTCGTTGCCGTCGAAATCCTGGCTCCCGGCGGCACTCCCCTCGCCCGGTCATTCCAACCCGGCTTCGAGGGCGTCGCCGCCACCCTCATGGACGCCGACACTCCCCGCAGCGACCGGCCCCGCTACCGCACGATTCACCGCAACGGCGCAACGCTGGTGCGCGTGGCTCTGCCGCTCTCCGCAACGGACCGCCAGCCCACGGGACACTTCGAGGGACTCTACCGGGTGGAACCCGCCACCCTGGCCGGCCTGCGGGGCGATCTGTGGCGTACCCTTCTCGCCGTCCTGACAGCCGTGCTGGCGACCACGGTGGTGCTCTATCCGTTGATCGTCGCCCTCAACCGCAACCTCTTCCGCGCCTCCCGCGAAGTCCTGCGCGGCAATCTGGAAATGGCGGCGGTCCTCGGCGCCGCCATCGCCAAGCGGGATTCGGACACCAATGCCCACAATTACCGCGTCACCCTCTACGGCTGTCTCCTGGCCGAAGCGATGGGCCTGCACGGCGAAGCCCTGCGCGCCCTCATGCTGGGCGCCTTTCTGCACGACGTGGGCAAGATCGGCATTCCCGACACCATCCTCCTGAAACCCGCCGCCCTGACGGATGAGGAGCGGTCGATCATGCGGAGCCACGTCAGCCTGGGCGTGGATATCATCGCCTCCTCGGCCTGGCTGAGGGCCGCCCGGGAGGTGATCCAGAACCATCACGAGTGGTTCGACGGCAGCGGCTACCCGCGGGGCCTGGCCGGCGAGGCGATTCCCCTCACGGCCCGCATCTTCGCGGTCGTAGACGTCTTCGACGCCCTCACTTCCCAACGGCCCTACAAGACGCCCTGGAGTTGCGACGCCGCCCTGGCCACCCTGGAGCACGACGCCGGCAGCCACTTCGACCCCGCCCT
It includes:
- a CDS encoding response regulator encodes the protein MPGSSALAEIHVVLVEPSTMQAHLVSRMLANQGVGSTEVCQTGAEALLALQKVDRGWVVISSLYLPDQAGTDLVAAMRADPYLEAVPFILISSETRPQVLDPVRQAGACSILGKPFNEEQLARALYAAADYLNPPADLDAAELERLRVLLVDDSMASRRHLRRLLEELGIERITEAVNGKEAVDCLQTTMVDLVITDYNMPEMDGRELTEYIRTQSWQNAVPVLMVTSEQNMGRLAAVEKAGVSAICDKPFEATSIRRLIGDAVLN
- a CDS encoding thioredoxin family protein, with amino-acid sequence MLKLFRLFFLGLALVAGQAFAAGVAYDQARFDTLQKEGKPVLVFIHADWCPICKAQDKVLDELLPTPEMKALTVLRVDYDKQKNALRAHKATMQSTLVLYRGGKEIGRLTGETRKDQVAAFLKQAL
- a CDS encoding TAXI family TRAP transporter solute-binding subunit; this translates as MMARIKAGILSLRDLFATAWWIILIVGIGFVVAYQFVQPAPPSRIVISTGGEAGAYYQFAKRYAAILARDGITLEVLTSAGSLQNLERLKAGEADVAFVQGGVVTPPEDGQEDSSLLSLGSMFYEPVWVFYRGAAALTRLTDLQGKRIAIGQEGSGVRQLAQQLLEANEIRPGEHLVPLSGLKAAEELQQGRIDAAFIIAAENAPVVQVLLRSPGVRVMSFSQSSAYQRRFPFLTRLTFPKGVADLVRDFPPEDIRVLAPTSNLAVRDDLHPALQSLLLQAASEVHGKAGFFQDAGEFPAYKDPMLPLSPEAARYYKSGPPFLQRYLPFWLAVLADRLIVMLVPIIALLIPLLKVAPAIYSWRIRSKIFRCYGELKFLEDDLKEHFDADRLPEYRTRLDALDEEASRLRVPLAFTDLVYTLRGHVNLVRKTLDKLGPAR
- a CDS encoding ParA family protein, coding for MKLFLVANPKGGSGKSTLATSLAGYFAARGQRVMLGDIDRQQSSREWLALRPAAVPAISTWEIGPDAIARPPKGVTHAVLDTPAGLRGKTLEKVLKLSSRVIVPVQPSFFDMQASRRFLTELLAEKAVRKGRADVAVVGMRVDARTRAAGDLERFFATLEVPVLTCLRDTQLYVQAAAAGLTLFDLPPSRSERDLEQWQAILEWVEA
- a CDS encoding quinone oxidoreductase; translation: MPHAIRIHAAGGPENLVWEAVDVVPPAPGEARVRHVAVGLNFIDVYHRTGLYPLPLPSGIGLEGAGVVEAVGEGVSEVAVGDRVAYAGGPVGAYAQVRNLPAHRLLVLPSGIAFETAAAMMLQGLTAAYLLRRTYAVRAGDAVLIHAAAGGVGLIACQWAKALGATVIGTVGSAAKAALASAHGCDHVINYSEENFTARVREITGGEGVAVVYDGVGKDTFTGSLDCLRPLGTMVSYGNASGPVPPLDLLLLSQKGSLFVTRPTLMHYTARRADLEALGSELFAQVAAGLRIEVQQTYALADAAQAHRDLEARRTTGSSILVP
- a CDS encoding pirin family protein; this translates as MIRRRPSSERGHADHGWLLARHSFSFADYHDPGEMGWGCLRVLNEDRIQPGRGFGMHGHRDMEVVTYLLAGSLEHRDSLGNGGVIGPGEVQRMSAGRGILHSEFNPSLRDETHLLQIWIEPARRGTPASYEQKALSPAARRGRLMPVATPDGAEGSLSIGQDAHIHAALLAPGERLATPLDPGRLAYVHVVSGALSLNGVALEGGDGAKVAEEGLLEFAAAESSEILLFDLPPARV
- a CDS encoding HD-GYP domain-containing protein, whose amino-acid sequence is MMSLHRLILPRVLLVWLGLSLIAGGLTYWLEMRKIDQAVVALAAAAVTRHGAERGGTTDLARHAEDFLHEGFVAVEILAPGGTPLARSFQPGFEGVAATLMDADTPRSDRPRYRTIHRNGATLVRVALPLSATDRQPTGHFEGLYRVEPATLAGLRGDLWRTLLAVLTAVLATTVVLYPLIVALNRNLFRASREVLRGNLEMAAVLGAAIAKRDSDTNAHNYRVTLYGCLLAEAMGLHGEALRALMLGAFLHDVGKIGIPDTILLKPAALTDEERSIMRSHVSLGVDIIASSAWLRAAREVIQNHHEWFDGSGYPRGLAGEAIPLTARIFAVVDVFDALTSQRPYKTPWSCDAALATLEHDAGSHFDPALVAAFAPIARQVQPVVAQADEAAIAERLATHIDALLLADGNRPLRGLLRRRFGNLGG